The genome window CAGCATGCCTATATCCAGTCCTGAATTGATTTTGATCTTTCTGCCGGGATCAAAAGTGATCTTTTCATATCCAAGATATAAATAACTGGCGAAGGGTCTGTCGTTTTCCAGGATGTAGGTTACATCCAACCGCGTTGGGGTATACATATTCTGTACGAGCTTCATGCCATAGTAATTCAAGGAAGGACGACGATATGGGATGGTCAGCCCATAGGGGAGAGATTTTTCCATTCCCGGATGAAAATATTGGAATTGTATCCCGTTGGTGTAATAATAATCCATGCTGAAAAATACATCGTTATCAAAGCCAATGGAAAAATACCTGTGGGGATCGGTCTTTGGTAACCGGTTGGCAATATTGGCCCGTTCGCTGTCGTATACCAGCATGGATTTAGGCTTGGTTCTTTTCTCTGTTATTTGCGGGGCATGCTTAGAACTAAGCCATATGGGGACTTCTGGTTTTCTGATCCTTATCTGATTTGTATCCACATTAGCCGTGACATCAAGGAAACGTAAAGTATAGTAGGAGGAAGGTGGCTGTGGTGATGCCCAGGGTAGCAGGAATGATGCAGGAGGTTTTTCTGCCTCAGATAAAGATAACTCCTCAGGGCTTTGCTCCCTCATGCAGGCAGCCATGATGAGGATGGTAATAATGATTATGATATAACGTAGTGGCAGCATGATAATCGTGATCCCGGCAAAAATAACACATTAAAATGTTCCCGGATATGTACCCGGGAAATCCTGTATATTCACCTTAGAATATTTTAGGATACTTCGCAGGATTAACTTCGTGCATGATATTGTAAACAGCGTCAAATACATCCTCGGCGTTGGGATTGGAAAAGTAATCCCCATCGGTACTGTATGCTGCCCGATGTGGTTTTGCAGTTAATGTTCTGGGCTGTGCATCAAGGTGATAGAATCCGTTCTGCTCTTCCAATACTTTTTGCATCATAAATGAAGTAGCTCCTCCCGGAACATCTTCGTCAAAGAATAGAATTTTGTTGGTTTTCTTAAGAGATTCAGCTATAACATGCTCTGTATCAAAAGGCAAAAGGGTCTGTACATCGATAAGCTCCACGTCAATGCTGAACTCCGTCAATTGGGCAACGGCATCCTGGGCAATCCTTACACAGGAACCATAAGTAACCAGCGTAATATCATATCCTTGTTTAAGAATCTCCGGTTTGCCGGGTTTTATCATGTATTCACCAATATTTGAAGGTAACTTCTCTTTTAACCTGTATCCATTCAAAGGTTCAATGATTAACGCGGGTTCATCGGAAGCCAGCATAGCATTGTAAAAACCCGCAGCCTGGGTCAAATTCCTGGGTACAATAACATGTACTCCACGAATGGAATTAATGACCATACTCAAAGGAGAACCTGAATGCCAGATGCCTTCCAGCCTGTGTCCTCTGGTGCTGATGATCAAGGGTGCTTTCTGCCCTCCTCTTGTACGGTATTGTAAGGTGGCCAGGTCGTCGCTAAGTACTTGCAAACCATATAACAGATAATCAAAGTACTGTATTTCCGCTATAGGTCTTAACCCCCTCATAGCCATTCCTATACCCTGGCCAATGATGGTTGCTTCCCTGATTCCTGTATCAGAGATCCTGAGTTCTCCGTACTTGTCCTGCAGACCTTCAAGGGTCTGATTCACTCCTCCGATTTTTCCGACATCTTCGCCGAAAATAAGAGTATGTTTGTTATGCGAAAAAATATAATCGAAGTTCATTTTCAGGATCTCCCTGCCAGGCACTTCGGGAGCATTTTCAGGTATAATGGGGGCGATCTCCTGTAGATTTCGGACGGAATGCCTGGATTCACTCCACAAATGTGAGCTGTAATCCTGATTTTTGTTCAGCATAGCCTGGTCGCGCCAGGTCATAACATTTATCTTTAACGAGTTTTGTGGATTGGAACAATGATCGCATATCAACCTGAGTATCTTCTTTCCCGACGACATTATATCTTTCCAGATAGGTTCCCCAACCATGGCCAGTTCCTGTTTAATGTGATCGATCTTGGCTGTCTTGGCACAATTACAGGTACTGATGTCTACCATTCGGAGAAAATCATCCCTTTGTTCTGAGATTGGCCGGATAAACCTTTCCCATGCATTTCTCCTGGCTTCTTTTACACGCTTTGCAGCATTTTTTTCTATATCATCCAGTTCCTCAATGGTCGCGATGTTGTTTTCAAGTATCCATTCTCTCATCTTTTGCACACCATCATGATTTTCTTCCCACTTTAATTGTTCTGGTGATTTATAGCGTTCGTGCGAACCGGAGGTTGAATGACCCTGGGGTTGCGTGAGTTCTGTGATATGAAATAAAACCGGAATATGTTCCCTTCTGCATCGTTCAATTCCTTCCTGGTAGGCGCTGACAAGAGCAGGGTAGTCCCATCCCTTCTCCTTATAGATCAGAATCCCGCTTCCCTTGTCCTCCTTCCTGAATCCGCTAAGCAGATCGGAAATACTGTCTTTGGCTGTCTGGAATTTCCGGGGAACGGAAATTCCCCACCCATCATCCCAAACGGAAACGGCCATGGGTACCTGCAAAACAGCAGCAGCATTAAGACTTTCAAAAAAATGACCTTCAGAAGTACTGGCATCACCTATCGTACCGAATGCAACCTCGTCACCGTTACGTGAAAAGTTTACGTCATCCTTAAGCTCCGCATTGTTTCTGAAAATCTTTGATGCAAGGGCTAATCCAAGCAATCGTGGCATTTGGCCGGCAGTAGGGGAGATGTCGGCAGAAGAGTTCTTTTGCGCTGTGAGATCTTTCCATTCACCTGCTTCATCCAGACTTCTTGTAGCAAAATGATTGTTCATGACCCGTCCACCCGTACCCGGATTGGATTCCGGATTCGTATCACCGTAAAGCTGAGAGAAAAACTCCTCCAGGGTCATCATTCCCGTTGCAAGCATAAAAGTCTGATCACGGTAATATCCCGAACGCCAATCCCCGTCCTTGAAAACCTTTGCCATCGCCAACTGGGGAATTTCCTTCCCGTCTCCAAAAATCCCAAATTTTGCCTTACCTGTGAGTACTTCCCTGCGGCCAAGCAAACTTGCCTGACGACTTTCCTGTGCTATTCGGTAATCCTGCAATATCTCTTCCTTCGCGGGAAGAGCGTTGGATACTTTTTTCCTAGGCTTTGCTGTGGCTGTTTTTTGTCCCATGATTTGTATTGGATTGCTCTGTGATAGGAACAAAAATAGCCAAAAAAGGTTTAATTCCGGATGACCAACCCAAGCAAACTACGCTGTAAACCGAATATTTGGTTCTGAAGCTTCCCATTAAACTCTGTTCGCAAATTGCAATAACCATATTTTAATACGAAACTGCAGTTAGGATCATTAATTAAGCAATACTTGTTTGATAAAATGGGTTCTGTGAGAAATGCCTGTGAGAAAGGGTCTGTTAAACTTGCTTTCCCATATGGTTTTATGGATAGATAACATCTGCCCGGATGTTCTGATCCTGATTTTTCGTCCCATTCTGTCGTTTATTTTAACAAGTTTTTTATCAAGTTTTATTGCCTTGCCCTCAGGTACCTGGATCTCAATGGTGACTTCATGCTTTGTCCAGGGTATGCTGTCTGGTAGAACATAATAATTGGCCAGAAGAATACTGTTTTCCGTTGATTCAAATTCATAGGTAACCGCTGAGGCATTTTCCAGAGCATCGTGATGATTTTTACCTCTTGCCTTAACGTACATGATCAAATGGAATTCGTTATCATGACTTTCAGTGGTTTCCAGTCCAATTTCTCCAATGTATTTCTTTTCATGGGCAAGGGCGACTTCAAAGTCATCGGTAACCATTAAAACATCTTTTCCTTCAAGCAGTGCTTCCGGCATTCGGTTTTTCAACCCCAGATGCAATGTATCCCCAACAGGTTGAATAATGGAAAACTCCGTTTCGGTCTGTTGCTCAAACTGGAAATGCCTGGCGGTCCGGAATGCATAAATCCCTACTATGATCAATCCTGCTAACCAAATATTAAATGCTGTGAGCCCAAGATACCTTATCCGTTCAAACCTGAAAATCATTCTGGCCGCATTGTAAATAAGCATGATAAGCGGAACCGATATTAATAAGATGATTCCGAGATAGAAAAAACCATATGACTGACCTGCGGGATTTAGAAAGTAAAACAGTGTCTGAAATGGAAGACTAACTACCTCATAATGGTCTGTGAAGAAAATGCCTTCAAATCCGAAAAGCAAGGTTATGAAAGCTGCCAGCATCCCCAGACCTGTCAATAATAAAGCGATACCGAGAATGATAACCAGTACTCTTACTACCAACTTAAGACCGTCAAGCAATATTAAAAGAAAACGCTCTATTACATTACCCGGCGAAACTGCTTTTTTTTTAAATTGTTCCTTTGTCTGTCCTGTCAGATCCTGAAGTTTTGAACGGATATGCTCAAATTCTTCCCTTATGGATTTTTCAATGTTCTCCACTGTAACCTTTTCACCTCTCATTTCCAGTTTTTCTGCAGTTGTATTGGCTTTGGGAACAACAGCCCACAAAATAAGGTAAGCCAGAACACCGGTTCCCCATACGAACAAGAACACTATGAACATCAACCTGAACCATAACGGATCTATCCTGAAGTATGCCCCCAAACCGCTACAAACACCCCCAAGCACCTGATGGTCAGGATCCCTGTATAGTCTTTTTGTGCTGTATTGGGTTTGTTGTTCACTCTTTTGGTCATCTTCATCGTCTTCGTCAAAGTCGACGGGTTGTCCAAGAATAGCTATGATACGTTCTATATCTTCTATACTTATGACCTGTTTGTTGTCTTTCAGGTTTTCCTGCAAAAGTTCTGAAATACGGGTTTCGATATCTTCCAGTATCTCCTCCTTACCCTGGGTCTGGTCAAAATGCCTTCTCAATGATGCCAGATAAATATATAGCTTTTCATAGGCATCTTCATCGATCTGGAAAACAATACCCCTGATGTTAATTGAAATGGTCTTTTTCATATATATAATGGTATTTATTCTTTTACTTTTTCTGTTATTTGCGCAACGGATTCTACAAGGTCATTCCAGATCGAATGCAACCTGCTTAACATGATCCTGCCGTTTTCCGTAATTACATAGTATTTCCTCGGAGGACCCGATTTCGATTCCTCCCACCGGTAATTTAGAAATCCATCATTCTTTAATCGCGTTAATAGAGGATATAAGGTACCCTCAACTACAATTAATTGTGCGTCTTTTAATTGAACCAGAATATCCGATGCGTAGGCATCGTGCCTGTCAATTATCGAAAGGATACATAACTCCAGTACCCCTTTACGCATTTGTGCTGTTTGTTTCTCGATATTCATGCGACAAAGATAATACATTTTTTAATACTATGCAATACATAGTAGTAAAATATTTTAAGTATTTTTTATAGGATACTACTTTAGAAAATTTATTACATTCTTTTTATCCTGATTATTAAGCATATATATTGAAAATTGAATTTCGCTTTACGCTGAAAAAATTTTAGAGTTTTTCAGATTTGTTTCAAATAGTGACCCTCAATCAAGAAAGTTGAACTTTTTATGATATACTTTGTTTAATGAGCATTAGTATATGTTAAACAATTTAAAACTCTGAATTATGAAAAAAGGTATTTTTATTATCGCGATTTTGGTGACAGCCGCAATATTTGGGTGTAAAGGGCCCGAAGGTCAAAAGGTCACTTCCGGTGAAGCTGCAGAACCGGGTAATGACAAATCGGGCGCATCCATTGTTTATGCTGCAGA of Bacteroidota bacterium contains these proteins:
- a CDS encoding lipid A deacylase LpxR family protein; protein product: MLPLRYIIIIITILIMAACMREQSPEELSLSEAEKPPASFLLPWASPQPPSSYYTLRFLDVTANVDTNQIRIRKPEVPIWLSSKHAPQITEKRTKPKSMLVYDSERANIANRLPKTDPHRYFSIGFDNDVFFSMDYYYTNGIQFQYFHPGMEKSLPYGLTIPYRRPSLNYYGMKLVQNMYTPTRLDVTYILENDRPFASYLYLGYEKITFDPGRKIKINSGLDIGMLGPTSLGGLIQTTLHNTEPTGWVNQIGNDIVLSYTAGIEKGIVEKDFFSFNMKGSAIAGTLYDNLQLDASILVGRYEPYFQGMGLHCGRDRTYRHNIQYAFRVQAKGTLVGYDATLQGGLFNKDNPYSLEADDILRFTFAAETGFFFRYRWLELEAGVFYLTPEFKSGKDHKWVHLSATFCL
- a CDS encoding transketolase translates to MGQKTATAKPRKKVSNALPAKEEILQDYRIAQESRQASLLGRREVLTGKAKFGIFGDGKEIPQLAMAKVFKDGDWRSGYYRDQTFMLATGMMTLEEFFSQLYGDTNPESNPGTGGRVMNNHFATRSLDEAGEWKDLTAQKNSSADISPTAGQMPRLLGLALASKIFRNNAELKDDVNFSRNGDEVAFGTIGDASTSEGHFFESLNAAAVLQVPMAVSVWDDGWGISVPRKFQTAKDSISDLLSGFRKEDKGSGILIYKEKGWDYPALVSAYQEGIERCRREHIPVLFHITELTQPQGHSTSGSHERYKSPEQLKWEENHDGVQKMREWILENNIATIEELDDIEKNAAKRVKEARRNAWERFIRPISEQRDDFLRMVDISTCNCAKTAKIDHIKQELAMVGEPIWKDIMSSGKKILRLICDHCSNPQNSLKINVMTWRDQAMLNKNQDYSSHLWSESRHSVRNLQEIAPIIPENAPEVPGREILKMNFDYIFSHNKHTLIFGEDVGKIGGVNQTLEGLQDKYGELRISDTGIREATIIGQGIGMAMRGLRPIAEIQYFDYLLYGLQVLSDDLATLQYRTRGGQKAPLIISTRGHRLEGIWHSGSPLSMVINSIRGVHVIVPRNLTQAAGFYNAMLASDEPALIIEPLNGYRLKEKLPSNIGEYMIKPGKPEILKQGYDITLVTYGSCVRIAQDAVAQLTEFSIDVELIDVQTLLPFDTEHVIAESLKKTNKILFFDEDVPGGATSFMMQKVLEEQNGFYHLDAQPRTLTAKPHRAAYSTDGDYFSNPNAEDVFDAVYNIMHEVNPAKYPKIF
- a CDS encoding PspC domain-containing protein — translated: MKKTISINIRGIVFQIDEDAYEKLYIYLASLRRHFDQTQGKEEILEDIETRISELLQENLKDNKQVISIEDIERIIAILGQPVDFDEDDEDDQKSEQQTQYSTKRLYRDPDHQVLGGVCSGLGAYFRIDPLWFRLMFIVFLFVWGTGVLAYLILWAVVPKANTTAEKLEMRGEKVTVENIEKSIREEFEHIRSKLQDLTGQTKEQFKKKAVSPGNVIERFLLILLDGLKLVVRVLVIILGIALLLTGLGMLAAFITLLFGFEGIFFTDHYEVVSLPFQTLFYFLNPAGQSYGFFYLGIILLISVPLIMLIYNAARMIFRFERIRYLGLTAFNIWLAGLIIVGIYAFRTARHFQFEQQTETEFSIIQPVGDTLHLGLKNRMPEALLEGKDVLMVTDDFEVALAHEKKYIGEIGLETTESHDNEFHLIMYVKARGKNHHDALENASAVTYEFESTENSILLANYYVLPDSIPWTKHEVTIEIQVPEGKAIKLDKKLVKINDRMGRKIRIRTSGQMLSIHKTIWESKFNRPFLTGISHRTHFIKQVLLN
- a CDS encoding PadR family transcriptional regulator — its product is MNIEKQTAQMRKGVLELCILSIIDRHDAYASDILVQLKDAQLIVVEGTLYPLLTRLKNDGFLNYRWEESKSGPPRKYYVITENGRIMLSRLHSIWNDLVESVAQITEKVKE